In Variovorax paradoxus, a single genomic region encodes these proteins:
- a CDS encoding Bug family tripartite tricarboxylate transporter substrate binding protein, producing MRARSLLTPIFALGVLWAGVSLPLAAQAQPAAGAYPSKPVHITVANTPGSSPDVLARFLGQRLSEQWKQPVVIDNRAGAAGILAADGLAKAQPDGYSLLVGADGPITILPNIQAGLPYDARRDLVPVVSLGQIDFVLVANPKTGFRTVADFVRAAKAHPGRINYASAGNGSPQQLSMELLKQKAGIYVTHIPYRGGPLGMQDVIAGQVDVMFIAVGPALPQIRSGRLVALGTSGEKRHALLPEVPTVGETYAGYRSGTWFGLFAPARTPQPVIDAIAADAGRIVQTPAARAELAAQGIEATGHAQRQFQAQVSSEYERYAQIVKAVGIKAE from the coding sequence ATGCGCGCCCGTTCCCTGCTGACTCCGATATTCGCCCTGGGCGTGTTGTGGGCCGGCGTATCGCTCCCCCTGGCCGCGCAGGCGCAGCCCGCCGCCGGCGCTTACCCCTCGAAGCCGGTGCACATCACGGTCGCGAATACACCCGGCAGTTCGCCCGACGTGCTGGCCCGCTTCCTGGGGCAGCGGCTGTCGGAGCAGTGGAAGCAGCCGGTGGTGATCGACAACCGGGCCGGCGCGGCCGGCATCCTGGCGGCCGACGGCCTGGCCAAGGCGCAGCCCGACGGCTATTCGCTGCTGGTGGGCGCCGACGGGCCGATCACCATCCTTCCCAACATCCAGGCCGGCCTGCCCTACGACGCACGGCGCGACCTGGTGCCGGTGGTGTCGCTCGGCCAGATCGACTTCGTGCTGGTGGCCAACCCGAAGACGGGTTTTCGCACGGTGGCTGACTTCGTGCGCGCGGCCAAGGCCCATCCGGGGCGCATCAACTACGCCTCGGCCGGCAATGGCAGTCCGCAGCAGCTCAGCATGGAGCTGCTCAAGCAGAAGGCCGGTATTTACGTCACCCACATTCCGTACCGCGGCGGCCCGCTGGGCATGCAGGACGTGATTGCCGGCCAGGTCGACGTGATGTTCATCGCCGTGGGCCCGGCGCTGCCGCAGATCCGCAGCGGCCGGTTGGTGGCCCTGGGCACCAGCGGCGAGAAGCGCCATGCGCTGCTGCCCGAAGTGCCGACCGTGGGCGAGACCTATGCGGGCTACCGTTCGGGTACCTGGTTCGGGCTGTTCGCGCCGGCCCGCACGCCACAGCCGGTGATCGACGCCATCGCGGCAGATGCCGGCCGCATCGTGCAGACGCCGGCGGCCCGCGCCGAACTGGCGGCGCAGGGCATCGAGGCCACCGGCCATGCGCAGCGCCAGTTCCAGGCGCAGGTGTCGAGCGAATACGAGCGCTATGCGCAGATCGTGAAGGCGGTTGGCATCAAGGCCGAATAG
- a CDS encoding alpha/beta hydrolase: protein MSRPPIEIETAPNPTATVIVMHGLGADGNDFVPIANELDLAAVGPVRFVFPNAPVIPVTINGGYQMPAWYDIAVADLAAREDEAGLRRSQAAIETLIASEKVRGIAADRIVVAGFSQGCAMSLMTGLRHTERLAGIVGLSGYLPIAATTAAERHAANHETPVFLAHGRQDPVVPLAAAVRSRDALTALGYTVEWHEYTMAHSVCMEEIADLNRFLLRVLG from the coding sequence ATGTCCCGTCCCCCGATCGAGATAGAAACCGCCCCCAACCCCACCGCCACGGTGATCGTGATGCACGGCCTGGGCGCCGACGGCAACGACTTCGTGCCGATTGCCAACGAACTCGACCTGGCGGCCGTGGGCCCGGTGCGCTTCGTGTTTCCCAATGCGCCCGTCATTCCGGTGACCATCAACGGCGGCTACCAGATGCCCGCCTGGTACGACATTGCCGTGGCCGATCTCGCGGCGCGCGAGGACGAAGCCGGCCTGCGCCGTTCGCAAGCCGCCATCGAGACACTCATCGCCAGCGAGAAGGTCCGTGGCATCGCCGCCGACCGCATCGTGGTGGCGGGCTTCTCGCAAGGCTGCGCCATGTCCCTCATGACGGGCCTGCGCCACACCGAGCGGCTGGCGGGCATCGTCGGCCTCTCGGGCTACCTGCCGATTGCCGCCACCACCGCGGCCGAGCGCCACGCCGCCAACCACGAGACGCCGGTTTTCCTGGCGCACGGCCGGCAAGACCCGGTGGTGCCGCTGGCCGCCGCCGTGCGCTCGCGCGATGCGCTCACCGCCCTGGGCTACACCGTCGAGTGGCACGAGTACACGATGGCGCACTCTGTGTGCATGGAAGAAATTGCCGACCTGAACCGCTTTCTTCTGCGGGTGCTCGGCTGA
- a CDS encoding putative quinol monooxygenase: MILVIGHALAKPDTLQAMLAISTEHVQRSRAEPGCISHEVTTDVLQPLRLTFVERWSDMAALQTHFRVDASRAFGKALAAMADGTPEIHVYQSDEIDLSAGRAKA; encoded by the coding sequence ATGATCCTGGTCATCGGACACGCGCTGGCAAAGCCCGACACCCTGCAGGCGATGCTGGCCATCAGCACCGAGCATGTGCAGCGTTCGCGCGCCGAGCCCGGCTGCATCTCGCATGAAGTCACCACCGACGTGCTCCAGCCGCTGCGCCTGACCTTCGTGGAGCGCTGGAGCGACATGGCCGCGCTGCAGACGCACTTCCGGGTGGACGCCTCGCGCGCCTTCGGCAAGGCGCTGGCGGCCATGGCCGACGGCACGCCGGAGATTCATGTCTACCAGTCCGACGAGATCGACCTCTCGGCGGGCCGCGCCAAGGCCTGA
- the gshA gene encoding glutamate--cysteine ligase, with amino-acid sequence MSNRLQERLGALSATRLKGMRRGIEKESLRALPDGKLALTPHPIALGSALTHPHITTDFSESQLELITGVHGGVESALEELTRVHQFTYRVLDGLGDERLWVSSMPCGLPTDETIPIGRYGSSNVGRAKSVYRMGLSHRYGRRMQTISGIHYNWSLPDVSSEQYFALIRNFRRHAFLLLYLFGASPALCSSFVAGRPHELQPLGDGSMFMPHGTSLRMGRLGYQSDAQASLAVSYNSLEGYGASLQDALTRPWPAYESIGIRNLGGDYNQLGTSLLQIENEFYGTIRPKRVINPGERPLHALRERGVEYVEVRLMDLDPFETVGINAQTMRFIDVFLLHCLLSDSPDDTPQEIADLARNQHLTAARGREPGLRLARGGSEVTLADWGVELAEQCLPIAAALDAAHGGGTQHADAVRAALAALQDPDSLPSARVLAAIEQQHGNSFVGFVRAQSEQTRAALLALPFSAEQQAAFERMTAESIQEQKRIEAADTMPFEIYREQYVSPARLGMTRGRVAALAA; translated from the coding sequence ATGAGCAACAGATTGCAGGAGAGGTTGGGTGCTCTTTCAGCGACACGACTGAAAGGCATGCGACGCGGAATCGAGAAGGAAAGCCTGCGCGCGCTGCCGGACGGCAAGCTCGCGCTCACGCCCCATCCCATAGCCCTGGGCTCCGCGCTCACGCATCCGCACATCACGACCGACTTCAGCGAATCGCAGCTCGAACTCATCACGGGCGTTCACGGCGGCGTGGAGTCGGCCCTGGAAGAGCTCACGCGGGTGCACCAGTTCACCTACCGCGTTCTCGACGGATTGGGCGACGAGCGCCTCTGGGTGTCGAGCATGCCCTGCGGCCTGCCGACCGACGAGACCATTCCGATCGGCCGCTATGGCTCGTCGAACGTGGGCCGCGCCAAGAGCGTCTACCGCATGGGCCTGAGCCACCGCTATGGCCGCCGCATGCAGACCATTTCGGGCATCCACTACAACTGGTCGCTGCCCGACGTGTCGAGCGAACAGTACTTCGCGCTGATCCGCAATTTCCGCCGCCACGCCTTCCTGCTGCTGTACCTGTTCGGCGCTTCGCCGGCGCTGTGTTCGAGCTTCGTGGCGGGCCGCCCGCACGAGCTGCAGCCGCTAGGCGACGGCAGCATGTTCATGCCGCACGGCACCTCGCTGCGCATGGGCCGCCTGGGCTACCAGAGCGACGCGCAGGCCTCGCTGGCCGTGAGCTACAACAGCCTCGAGGGCTACGGCGCCTCGCTGCAGGACGCGCTCACGCGCCCGTGGCCTGCGTACGAATCCATCGGCATCCGCAACCTGGGTGGCGACTACAACCAGCTGGGCACCAGCCTGCTGCAGATCGAGAACGAGTTCTACGGCACCATCCGCCCCAAGCGCGTCATCAACCCCGGCGAACGCCCGCTGCATGCGCTGCGCGAGCGCGGCGTGGAATACGTCGAAGTTCGGCTGATGGACCTCGACCCCTTCGAAACCGTCGGCATCAATGCGCAAACCATGCGCTTCATCGACGTGTTCCTGCTGCACTGCCTGCTGAGCGACAGCCCCGACGACACGCCGCAGGAAATCGCCGACCTCGCGCGCAACCAGCACCTGACGGCCGCGCGCGGCCGCGAGCCGGGCTTGCGTCTCGCGCGCGGCGGCAGCGAAGTGACGCTGGCCGACTGGGGCGTGGAACTGGCCGAGCAGTGCCTGCCGATTGCCGCGGCACTCGACGCGGCGCACGGCGGCGGCACGCAGCACGCCGACGCGGTGCGCGCCGCCCTGGCCGCGCTGCAGGACCCCGACAGCCTGCCTTCGGCACGCGTGCTGGCCGCCATCGAGCAGCAGCATGGCAACTCTTTTGTCGGCTTCGTTCGCGCCCAGTCGGAGCAGACCCGCGCCGCGCTGCTCGCGTTGCCGTTCTCGGCCGAGCAGCAGGCCGCGTTCGAGCGCATGACGGCCGAGTCGATCCAGGAGCAGAAGCGCATCGAGGCCGCCGACACCATGCCCTTCGAGATCTACCGCGAGCAGTACGTGTCGCCCGCGCGCCTGGGCATGACGCGCGGCCGCGTGGCGGCGCTGGCCGCGTAG